The Juglans regia cultivar Chandler chromosome 1, Walnut 2.0, whole genome shotgun sequence nucleotide sequence ATTGGgctttatattattagttaccaTCTCAGATTTCAAATCCAATGCCTCTGCCACATGATTGCATTTGCAAAGCGACTCAATCAAATCATTGTAGACAACAATATCAGGCACATAACCGTATGTAGAGATTCTCTCCAGAAGACTTCTAGCTGCAAATGGCCGATTTTCCTGACACAATCTGACCATTAGATGACCATAAATGTCATGAGAAATTGGGACTCCAAATCTCTGAAGCTCCACAATCAAATTCAAAGCTGAAAGTAATCTACCTTCTTTTACATATCCCTCCATGATAATCTGACAAGTGAAACTATCTGGGCAAACCCCATTTCCTATCATCTCGTACAATAATGACCTAGATTCTTGCATCTTTCCCTCCTTGCAATACCCACAAATAAGAGTGTTATAAGACATAGTATCTGGAGTTATCCCTCTATGAACCATCCGATGAAAAAGCTGATGAGCCTCCCTAACCTTCCCTTCTTTACGAAGACCATTCATCAAGGCAGTATAAGAAAACAAATCTGGCAACACGCCCCTCCGATACATAATCTTATACAAATAAAACGCATCCTCGAGCCTTTCTTTTCTACAATAGCTGTTAATCAACGTATTATATGTCACCACATCGGGAATAAACCCTTCTTCTTCCATCTTCTCCAAGAACCCATTCACCTTATCCACATCTAGATCCTTGCACAAACTATGAgtcaatatattaaatgtatgaGCATTTGGGTGTATCCCAATTCTCCCCATTTCTTCATATACTTCCCAACATTGATCAACCCAACTCAGCTTCACCAACCCATTCAAAAGCCTATTACAGGCAATCACGCTGGGGACAAAACCAACCTCCACAGTCCTGCTAAAAGTCCGAAAGCCTTCCTGAATCATGTTGCCTTTCACATAAGCCTTGATAAGCATATCAAAGACAAGCGGATCCCAATTACAATCTTCACTGTACAaaatcaaactttcaaaaacatCATCCTTTGGTGACACATCCCTAGCAATTTCTATCAATTCAGACAAAAATTTCATGGCTTGCGGAAGTTGTCGAGACCAGACCAATATATGAACAATAATACAGTAATTCTGGGTAGTGGGTTTCAGACCCAAATCACTTTTAACCCAATTGAAGAAAGTGAGAGCAGAAGATAAATCAGATTGGCACCTCAACAAAACTCGAGAAATTTCATGGGCACCCAGATGGGGAAGAAGCCCTTTAATGTCATTTTGAAGAAGAGCTAGGTGAGTATTTTCTTGTTTAAGGTTTAAGCAAATGAGATTCACTAAGTTGTTGGGGTTCCGGGTTTGGGGTAGAAACTGGTAGAGCGGCTTCGAGATTGACTTGGATTCTGAGTCTGGTAATGTTTGCAGAAACGAAGAAgaacaagaggaagagaaagagcaAGTTGATTGGAAAACGAAATTGATGGTCGCGAATGGTCTTGACGGAGATCTCGTAAGAGATCCAGAATCGGTTAATACGATGAGGATTTGATTAAAGGAATAAACTGAAGTTCGATGCATTAGTTGCTATGAAGGctgaaaacagagagagagagagagagagagagagtgagagagagagaggcgtaCCAGGCGTTGGATTTGGAACGAAAAGGGCAGGCTCTgggaaaactaaaaaaaaataacgttaGATACCGTcttgaaaaaatcatttattaaaaataaaactcagatctagtcatttttatttaaatttcaaatttatccaatttttttttttttttttttaaaagaatgacAGTTTagaactgtaaatattatttatatctaaaaaaatcttatttagtTGATGCtaagaggaaaaacaattttttcttcaaatcagtgttcatgatttttcttcaaaaaccaGTTTGAACACTGATTTGATAACgacttagagcattggtagtggtttatgcatcttcatatgcaaaatcatcatttttgaagaatgattttgcatatgaaaaaaaactctcacattggtttatgcatctttgaaccaaataataataaaatattattttttttttaattttttatttgttttctaaaattatttttttatatatattttacaattaacatccactttgtattatcaacttaatacaaattttatgtatcaaaatcatcttaatataaattctacaaaattgattttaagggtaggagagagaaaaaaatagtaaactaatgtttgaagaatgaacagtgcttcttcaaatttgaagaagcactatttatagctatgcaaaaatttagagatgcataagccaatgtagatgaatttaaagacatattctttaaatttgaagatgaagatgaagatagagaAGCCACTACCAATGCTCTAGGGGTTCGAGTTGGGTATAGCTTCAAATATTT carries:
- the LOC109007240 gene encoding pentatricopeptide repeat-containing protein At5g40400, whose product is MHRTSVYSFNQILIVLTDSGSLTRSPSRPFATINFVFQSTCSFSSSCSSSFLQTLPDSESKSISKPLYQFLPQTRNPNNLVNLICLNLKQENTHLALLQNDIKGLLPHLGAHEISRVLLRCQSDLSSALTFFNWVKSDLGLKPTTQNYCIIVHILVWSRQLPQAMKFLSELIEIARDVSPKDDVFESLILYSEDCNWDPLVFDMLIKAYVKGNMIQEGFRTFSRTVEVGFVPSVIACNRLLNGLVKLSWVDQCWEVYEEMGRIGIHPNAHTFNILTHSLCKDLDVDKVNGFLEKMEEEGFIPDVVTYNTLINSYCRKERLEDAFYLYKIMYRRGVLPDLFSYTALMNGLRKEGKVREAHQLFHRMVHRGITPDTMSYNTLICGYCKEGKMQESRSLLYEMIGNGVCPDSFTCQIIMEGYVKEGRLLSALNLIVELQRFGVPISHDIYGHLMVRLCQENRPFAARSLLERISTYGYVPDIVVYNDLIESLCKCNHVAEALDLKSEMVTNNIKPNLSTYLALISCLSKISRSMDGESLVEEMVRFGVPPDPAICRALVTGYCKERDVLKAESLLGFFAKEFQIFDTESYNALVKVLSENADVASLMQIQDRMQKVGYAPNSLTCKFVIDGLWKATMLVKLKLNIECV